In Enterobacter cloacae, the following are encoded in one genomic region:
- a CDS encoding cyclic diguanylate phosphodiesterase has protein sequence MNRSARRKMLRVVGIIMVVMLPVMLALWFAQLRAVSETSAQLRTFAELALDKTELVIQQVELARSDAEKYQGELCTPGHRQYMLNVVRGRLFIADLIYAEGQNFLCSTAITPEQPYAIAAANYKRKPDVAIYYYRDTPFFTGYKMTYMQRGNYVVVVNPLFYSEVMSTDYSLSWGVYDTVTNAFFSVSQKANVSLLNSMIRHKESSFQKDGRFYTIVKSDKRPIAAIVSTSSKRFYEILYHQATLTLPLGMICSIIILLMWSRTHRELNSPGRLLHRALNKRQLCVHYQPIIDIKNNQCVGAEALLRWPGFNGQVMSPAEFIPLAEKEGMIERITDYVVEEVFNDLGHFLATSPHLYISINLSASDFHSSRLIALISDKARHYAVRAQQIKIEVTERGFIDVPKTTPVIQAFRQAGYEVAIDDFGTGYSNLHNLYSLNVDILKIDKSFIDTLTTNSTSHLIAEHIIEMAQSLRLKTIAEGVETDEQVSWLLKRGVQYCQGWHFAKAMPPQEFMTWQQQPL, from the coding sequence ATGAATCGTAGCGCGCGGCGCAAGATGCTCAGGGTGGTAGGGATCATCATGGTAGTTATGCTACCGGTGATGCTTGCGCTATGGTTTGCCCAGCTCAGAGCCGTGTCGGAAACAAGCGCCCAGCTACGCACATTTGCCGAACTGGCTTTAGACAAAACAGAACTCGTTATTCAACAGGTGGAGCTGGCCCGTAGCGACGCCGAAAAATATCAGGGTGAACTTTGTACACCGGGACATCGTCAATATATGTTGAACGTTGTTCGTGGCCGCCTGTTCATCGCCGATTTAATTTATGCTGAAGGTCAGAATTTTCTTTGTTCGACCGCGATTACTCCTGAACAGCCTTACGCTATCGCCGCTGCAAATTACAAACGTAAGCCTGATGTGGCTATCTATTATTATCGCGATACGCCATTTTTCACTGGCTATAAAATGACATATATGCAGCGCGGAAATTATGTCGTGGTAGTCAACCCGCTTTTCTACAGTGAGGTAATGTCGACAGATTATTCACTGTCATGGGGCGTGTATGACACGGTGACCAATGCATTCTTTTCTGTCAGCCAGAAAGCAAATGTGTCTTTATTAAATTCGATGATTCGACATAAGGAATCGTCATTTCAAAAAGATGGCCGTTTCTATACCATCGTAAAATCCGATAAGCGTCCCATTGCAGCTATCGTATCAACCTCCAGCAAACGTTTTTATGAAATCCTCTACCACCAGGCCACATTGACGCTGCCGCTGGGGATGATTTGCAGCATCATTATTTTACTGATGTGGTCACGCACCCATCGTGAACTCAACTCACCAGGGCGTTTGCTGCACCGGGCGCTGAACAAACGCCAGCTTTGCGTACACTATCAGCCGATTATTGATATCAAGAATAACCAGTGCGTGGGCGCTGAGGCGCTGCTGCGCTGGCCTGGCTTTAACGGGCAGGTGATGAGCCCGGCGGAATTTATTCCGCTGGCGGAAAAAGAGGGCATGATTGAGCGAATTACAGATTATGTTGTGGAGGAAGTGTTCAACGATCTGGGGCATTTCCTGGCCACCAGTCCGCATCTGTATATTTCGATTAACCTGTCGGCCTCAGATTTTCACTCTTCGCGCCTGATCGCTCTGATCTCTGATAAGGCCCGCCACTACGCCGTCCGTGCGCAGCAAATCAAAATCGAAGTGACGGAACGTGGATTTATCGATGTGCCTAAAACCACGCCCGTTATTCAGGCTTTCCGCCAGGCGGGCTATGAAGTGGCGATCGATGATTTCGGAACAGGTTACTCCAACCTGCATAATCTCTATTCGCTGAACGTCGATATTCTCAAAATCGACAAATCCTTTATCGATACCTTAACGACCAACAGTACCAGTCATCTGATTGCCGAGCATATCATCGAGATGGCGCAAAGCCTGCGCCTTAAGACCATTGCGGAAGGCGTGGAGACGGACGAGCAGGTGAGCTGGCTGTTGAAGCGCGGCGTACAGTATTGTCAGGGATGGCACTTCGCGAAAGCAATGCCGCCCCAGGAGTTTATGACCTGGCAGCAGCAACCTTTGTGA
- a CDS encoding AraC family transcriptional regulator codes for MSHQQIIQTLIEWIDEHIDQPLNIDVVAKKSGYSKWYLQRMFRTVMHQTLGEYIRQRRLLLAAQALRSTQRPIFDIAMDLGYVSQQTFSRVFRREFDRTPSDYRHQLN; via the coding sequence ATGTCGCATCAGCAAATTATTCAGACACTTATTGAATGGATTGATGAACATATCGACCAACCGTTGAACATTGATGTGGTCGCTAAAAAGTCGGGCTATTCGAAATGGTATTTACAGAGAATGTTCCGCACCGTCATGCATCAGACGCTGGGTGAGTACATTCGCCAGCGCAGGCTGCTGCTGGCGGCTCAGGCGTTACGCTCTACGCAACGGCCCATTTTTGATATCGCGATGGATCTGGGTTATGTGTCGCAACAAACCTTTTCCCGCGTGTTTCGTCGCGAGTTTGACCGCACGCCGAGCGATTACCGCCACCAGCTGAATTAA
- a CDS encoding transcriptional regulator — MEKRLPRIKALLTPGEVAKRSGVAVSALHFYESKGLIKSIRNAGNQRRYTRDVLRYVAIIKIAQRIGIPLATIGDAFGVLPEGHSLSAKEWKHLSSQWRDELDRRIHTLVALRDELDGCIGCGCLSRSDCPLRNPGDRLGEQGTGARLLEED, encoded by the coding sequence ATGGAAAAGAGATTGCCGCGAATAAAAGCGCTTTTAACCCCCGGCGAAGTGGCGAAGCGAAGCGGTGTGGCGGTGTCTGCGCTCCACTTCTATGAAAGCAAAGGGTTAATTAAGAGTATCCGTAACGCAGGAAACCAGCGGCGCTACACCCGTGATGTGCTCCGCTATGTTGCAATAATCAAAATTGCGCAACGAATCGGAATTCCCCTGGCCACTATCGGTGATGCGTTCGGCGTGTTGCCGGAAGGGCACTCGCTGAGCGCAAAAGAGTGGAAACATCTGTCATCCCAGTGGCGTGATGAGCTTGACCGGCGCATTCATACTCTTGTGGCGTTGCGCGATGAACTGGACGGCTGTATCGGTTGCGGCTGTTTGTCGCGTAGTGATTGCCCGTTGCGTAACCCTGGAGACAGGCTGGGCGAGCAGGGCACAGGGGCGCGGTTGCTGGAGGAGGATTGA
- a CDS encoding glutathione S-transferase: protein MLTVHHLNQSRSQRVIWALEELSLSYEIVHYQREKNMLAPASLKKVHPLGKSPVVEDNGLILAESGAILEYLQETYDTESRFKPLDPAHKVQYRFWLHYAEGSLMPLLLMKLIFASLGKPPIPFGLRALGSVLGQGVQKTWLNRQLETHARYIESHLAENSWFAGDALSMADIQMSFPIFALLARGGIENLPHIQAWKEKIEMRPGWQRTLEQGGPFNIPGEG, encoded by the coding sequence ATGCTCACGGTACATCATCTTAACCAGTCACGTTCACAGCGCGTGATCTGGGCGCTGGAAGAACTTTCTTTATCCTATGAGATTGTTCACTACCAACGTGAAAAAAATATGCTGGCTCCCGCCTCCCTCAAGAAAGTACACCCTTTGGGGAAATCCCCGGTGGTTGAAGACAACGGGCTCATTCTTGCGGAATCGGGAGCTATTCTGGAATATCTACAGGAAACCTACGACACCGAATCGCGGTTCAAACCGCTGGATCCTGCCCATAAGGTGCAGTATCGCTTCTGGCTGCATTATGCCGAGGGTTCGCTGATGCCGCTGCTGTTAATGAAGCTGATCTTTGCCAGCCTCGGTAAACCGCCGATCCCGTTTGGCCTGCGGGCGCTGGGGAGCGTGCTGGGACAGGGGGTACAAAAGACCTGGCTCAACCGACAGCTAGAAACCCACGCGCGCTATATCGAGTCACATCTGGCGGAAAACAGCTGGTTTGCCGGTGACGCACTCAGTATGGCCGATATTCAGATGAGTTTTCCCATCTTCGCCCTGCTGGCACGTGGTGGTATTGAAAACCTGCCGCACATACAGGCGTGGAAGGAAAAGATCGAAATGCGCCCTGGCTGGCAGAGAACGCTCGAACAGGGTGGCCCGTTTAACATACCTGGCGAAGGGTAA
- a CDS encoding permease, with amino-acid sequence MSTPSARTGGSLDAMFKISARGSTVRQEIVAGLTTFLAMVYSVIVVPGMLGKAGFPPAAVFVATCLVAGVGSIVMGLWANLPLAIGCAISLTAFTAFSLVLGQHISVPVALGAVFLMGVLFTVISATGIRSWILRNLPHGVAHGTGIGIGLFLLLIAANGVGLVIKNPLDGLPVALGHFASFPVIMSLIGLAVIIGLEKLKVPGGILLTIIGVSIVGLIFDPNVHFSGVFAMPSLSDDKGNSLIGSLDIVGALNPVILPSVLALVMTAVFDATGTIRAVAGQANLLDKDGQIIDGGKALTTDSLSSVFSGLVGAAPAAVYIESAAGTAAGGKTGLTAITVGALFLLILFLSPLSYLVPAYATAPALMYVGLLMLSNVAKIDFADFVDAMSGLITAVFIVLTCNIVTGIMIGFASLVIGRLVSGEWRKLNIGTVVIAIALVVFYAGGWAI; translated from the coding sequence ATGTCTACGCCATCTGCGCGTACCGGCGGTTCACTCGACGCCATGTTTAAAATTTCAGCTCGCGGCAGCACCGTGCGCCAGGAAATCGTTGCGGGTCTGACAACGTTTCTGGCGATGGTTTACTCCGTCATCGTTGTGCCGGGCATGCTGGGCAAAGCCGGCTTCCCACCGGCGGCCGTTTTTGTTGCCACCTGCCTCGTGGCGGGTGTGGGTTCCATCGTGATGGGCCTGTGGGCGAACCTGCCGCTGGCGATTGGTTGCGCCATCTCTCTGACCGCCTTTACCGCATTCAGTCTGGTGTTGGGTCAGCACATCAGCGTGCCTGTTGCACTGGGTGCTGTGTTCCTGATGGGGGTGCTGTTTACCGTCATTTCCGCGACTGGCATTCGTAGCTGGATTTTGCGCAACCTGCCGCATGGTGTGGCGCATGGTACCGGCATTGGTATTGGTCTGTTCCTGCTGCTGATTGCGGCGAACGGCGTGGGTCTGGTGATCAAAAACCCGCTGGACGGTCTGCCGGTTGCGCTGGGTCATTTCGCAAGCTTCCCGGTCATCATGTCGCTGATCGGCCTGGCGGTGATCATCGGTCTGGAAAAACTGAAGGTGCCAGGCGGCATTCTGCTGACCATTATCGGCGTTTCCATCGTTGGCCTGATTTTCGACCCGAACGTGCACTTCTCCGGTGTTTTTGCCATGCCGTCGCTGAGTGATGACAAAGGCAATTCCCTGATTGGTAGTCTGGACATCGTGGGCGCACTGAACCCGGTGATCCTGCCAAGCGTTCTGGCCCTGGTGATGACCGCCGTGTTTGATGCCACCGGCACCATCCGCGCGGTGGCCGGTCAGGCAAACCTGCTCGATAAAGACGGTCAGATTATTGATGGCGGCAAAGCGCTGACGACCGACTCCCTGAGCAGCGTCTTCTCTGGCCTGGTCGGTGCCGCTCCGGCAGCAGTGTACATTGAGTCTGCAGCGGGTACGGCGGCAGGCGGGAAAACAGGTCTGACGGCGATCACCGTAGGTGCGCTGTTCCTGCTGATCCTGTTCCTCTCTCCGCTCTCCTACCTGGTACCCGCGTACGCGACCGCGCCAGCGCTGATGTATGTAGGTTTGCTGATGCTGAGCAACGTGGCAAAAATCGACTTTGCTGATTTTGTGGATGCCATGTCTGGCCTCATCACAGCGGTATTTATCGTGCTGACCTGTAACATCGTAACCGGCATCATGATCGGTTTTGCGTCGCTGGTGATTGGCCGCCTGGTTTCGGGTGAATGGCGTAAGCTGAACATCGGCACCGTCGTTATCGCTATCGCACTGGTGGTGTTCTACGCGGGTGGCTGGGCGATTTAA